A single region of the Salipaludibacillus sp. LMS25 genome encodes:
- a CDS encoding alpha-glucosidase/alpha-galactosidase, with amino-acid sequence MSFKVTFIGAGSIGFTRGLLKDLLTVPEFRHIQVSFTDINEQNLAMVQQLCQRDINENGLNVTIEATTNRREALAGAKYIFNVVRIGGLPAFKDDIDIPLRYGIDQCVGDTLCAGGIMYGQRGIAEMMAICKDVREVADTDCLMLNYANPMAMLTWACHEYGGVNTIGLCHGVQGGHHQIAEAFGLKKEDIDIICAGINHQTWYIAINHQGKDLTGEVLEAFEKHPEFSKTEKVRIDMLKRFGYYSTESNGHLSEYVPWYRKRQHEITDWIDLGSWINGETGGYLRVCTEGRNWFQTDFPNWMKDPALEYIETNRSEEHGSYIIEGLETGRVYRGHFNVVNRGVITNLPDDAIIEAPGYVDRNGINMPLVGDLPLGPAAVCQASISVQRLAVKAGITGDDLLLRQAFMMDPLTGAVCNPPEIWQLVDDMLIAQEEWLPQYKEAIERAKQRVKKEKRLPLKNVEGAARLKTKTIEDMTLDREAANKNAGEADKAKDRPAES; translated from the coding sequence ATGTCATTTAAAGTGACATTTATTGGCGCTGGAAGTATCGGATTTACGAGAGGTTTGCTGAAAGATTTATTGACAGTACCGGAATTTCGTCATATTCAAGTCTCTTTTACAGATATTAATGAACAAAATCTTGCTATGGTGCAACAGCTCTGCCAACGGGATATTAATGAAAACGGCCTGAATGTCACAATTGAAGCGACTACCAATCGTCGTGAAGCGTTAGCTGGCGCAAAGTATATTTTTAATGTTGTCAGAATTGGTGGCTTACCGGCTTTTAAAGACGACATTGATATCCCATTGAGATATGGTATTGACCAATGCGTCGGTGATACGTTATGTGCCGGGGGGATTATGTATGGTCAACGGGGAATTGCGGAAATGATGGCCATCTGCAAAGACGTTAGAGAGGTAGCTGACACTGATTGTCTCATGCTCAATTATGCGAATCCGATGGCAATGCTCACATGGGCGTGTCATGAATACGGTGGTGTGAATACGATCGGGCTTTGTCATGGTGTCCAAGGTGGGCATCATCAGATTGCTGAAGCATTTGGTCTCAAAAAAGAAGACATTGATATTATATGTGCGGGAATAAATCATCAAACGTGGTATATTGCCATTAACCATCAAGGGAAAGACTTAACAGGAGAAGTACTTGAAGCGTTCGAAAAGCATCCGGAATTCAGCAAAACAGAAAAAGTACGGATTGACATGCTTAAACGCTTTGGCTATTACAGTACGGAATCAAATGGACACTTAAGTGAGTATGTCCCATGGTACCGAAAGCGACAGCATGAGATTACCGACTGGATAGATCTTGGTTCATGGATTAATGGTGAAACAGGGGGTTATTTACGCGTCTGTACAGAAGGGCGTAACTGGTTTCAAACGGATTTCCCTAATTGGATGAAAGATCCCGCTTTAGAGTATATTGAGACTAACAGAAGTGAGGAACATGGGTCATATATTATAGAAGGATTAGAAACGGGGCGTGTGTACCGGGGGCATTTTAATGTGGTAAATCGTGGTGTCATTACGAATTTACCTGATGATGCGATCATCGAAGCACCAGGTTATGTTGATCGAAATGGGATTAACATGCCACTTGTAGGCGATTTACCATTAGGGCCAGCTGCTGTTTGCCAGGCAAGTATTTCTGTGCAGCGATTGGCGGTAAAGGCAGGAATAACAGGTGATGATCTCTTATTACGCCAAGCGTTTATGATGGATCCATTAACAGGTGCGGTGTGTAATCCACCGGAAATTTGGCAGTTGGTCGATGACATGCTGATCGCTCAAGAAGAATGGCTTCCACAATATAAAGAAGCCATTGAACGGGCAAAGCAAAGGGTGAAAAAGGAGAAACGTCTCCCATTAAAAAATGTCGAAGGAGCCGCACGTCTGAAAACAAAAACAATCGAAGACATGACATTAGATCGAGAAGCAGCCAATAAAAACGCCGGTGAAGCAGACAAAGCAAAAGATAGACCAGCCGAAAGTTAG
- a CDS encoding IS256 family transposase, translated as MSTSIGQESLENQLDHMVRDFVKEKLEVIMKEEMTNFFDHEHPELKNAKNGYYRRQLDTKYGRIEDLKVPRDRDNAFKTEMFQPYERQQAWLGETIIQMYQKGMSTREISHFLDRIVGHTYSPATISNMTDVVAEDIASWQQRELKKRYSVVYLDGTYLKLRRDNVANEVVYLVVGVTEEGYREILGFYVGGKESALGWKEILLDLYERGVKEILLGIFDGLPGLEEAMKEVYPKADVQRCVVHKVRNALNAARKKDQSAMSEDLKPIYQANTREEADECFQTFKETWEKKYPKVVQSWEQDLDVLLTFLQYPSSIRPMIYTTNIIERTIKEIKKRTKTMNSLPTEKAAEKIVYLQSVEYNDRWAQRKLRGFNTAQPVLQDLFKERYGSED; from the coding sequence ATGAGTACTAGTATAGGACAAGAGTCATTAGAAAATCAACTAGATCACATGGTACGTGACTTCGTGAAAGAAAAATTAGAAGTGATCATGAAAGAAGAAATGACAAACTTCTTTGATCACGAGCATCCTGAGTTAAAAAACGCAAAAAATGGTTATTATCGTCGTCAATTAGATACAAAATACGGGCGTATTGAGGACTTAAAAGTGCCGAGAGATCGTGACAATGCCTTTAAAACAGAGATGTTTCAGCCGTATGAACGCCAACAAGCGTGGCTAGGCGAAACGATCATTCAGATGTATCAAAAAGGGATGAGCACGCGAGAAATCAGCCATTTCCTTGATCGTATCGTAGGTCATACCTATTCGCCAGCAACGATTAGTAACATGACCGATGTCGTGGCAGAGGATATTGCATCCTGGCAACAACGAGAGCTCAAAAAACGGTATTCTGTCGTCTATTTAGACGGGACCTATCTCAAACTACGACGAGATAATGTCGCGAATGAAGTTGTATATCTCGTTGTGGGTGTAACCGAAGAAGGCTATCGAGAAATCCTAGGTTTCTATGTCGGTGGTAAAGAAAGTGCGCTCGGTTGGAAAGAGATTCTCCTTGACCTCTACGAAAGAGGTGTGAAAGAGATTCTTCTTGGGATTTTTGATGGGTTACCTGGTTTAGAGGAAGCGATGAAGGAAGTCTATCCAAAAGCAGATGTGCAGCGATGCGTGGTGCATAAAGTTCGAAATGCCCTGAATGCCGCACGAAAAAAAGATCAATCAGCCATGTCGGAAGACCTTAAACCAATCTATCAAGCTAATACACGAGAGGAAGCTGACGAGTGCTTTCAAACCTTCAAAGAAACCTGGGAAAAGAAGTACCCGAAAGTGGTGCAATCTTGGGAACAAGATCTGGATGTCCTTTTGACATTTCTTCAGTACCCGTCATCAATTCGGCCGATGATTTACACGACAAACATCATTGAACGGACGATAAAAGAAATCAAGAAGCGAACGAAAACGATGAATAGTTTGCCAACAGAAAAAGCCGCAGAAAAGATTGTTTACCTTCAATCCGTTGAGTACAACGACCGATGGGCACAGCGAAAACTAAGAGGTTTCAACACGGCTCAGCCGGTTCTGCAAGATCTATTCAAAGAGCGCTATGGATCAGAAGACTAA
- a CDS encoding citrate synthase/methylcitrate synthase: protein MENKVRKGLEGVVAAETAMSYINGEQGELIYRGHHAKELAINEGFESACHLLWYGDLPDKNKLDKIKQEFRDARQLSDYVERIIHFLPPETPMMSVIRTCVSALGDKERAWPPSVEEAIRLTAVIPVMIAMRQRVLEGKDMIAPHPTLDHVANYLYMLTGNEPSKAHVKALDAYFVLTMEHGMNASTFTSRVVTSSESDMVSAVTGAIGTMKGPLHGGAPTEVTSMLESVGMKENAEKWLRQRLENGEKLMGFGHRIYKTKDPRAEALKEVTRGLTAEDTWLDLAAHVEETAIRLLEEYKPGRKLYTNVEFYAAAVLRAVSMPNSLFTPTFTAARVAGWTAHIIEQANDNRIYRPQSLYTGDKPVS, encoded by the coding sequence ATGGAAAATAAGGTGAGAAAAGGATTAGAAGGCGTTGTAGCAGCGGAAACAGCCATGAGTTATATTAATGGAGAACAGGGCGAACTCATTTACAGAGGGCATCATGCAAAAGAATTGGCAATCAACGAAGGGTTTGAATCCGCCTGTCACCTTCTATGGTATGGGGATCTACCGGATAAAAATAAATTGGACAAAATCAAGCAGGAATTTAGAGATGCTCGGCAGCTGTCGGATTATGTGGAAAGAATTATACATTTTCTCCCACCAGAAACGCCTATGATGAGTGTGATTCGGACATGTGTATCAGCTTTGGGAGATAAAGAACGAGCGTGGCCGCCATCTGTGGAAGAGGCGATTCGTTTGACAGCAGTGATACCAGTTATGATTGCGATGAGACAGCGAGTACTTGAGGGAAAAGACATGATCGCACCTCATCCTACATTGGATCATGTTGCAAACTATTTATACATGCTTACTGGTAATGAACCTTCCAAAGCGCATGTTAAGGCATTAGACGCTTATTTTGTGCTAACGATGGAGCATGGTATGAATGCTTCTACTTTCACATCACGTGTTGTCACCTCAAGTGAATCTGATATGGTATCTGCCGTAACAGGCGCTATCGGCACGATGAAAGGACCACTTCATGGCGGGGCACCCACGGAAGTGACCTCCATGCTTGAGTCAGTAGGGATGAAAGAAAATGCGGAAAAATGGCTTAGACAACGATTGGAAAATGGTGAAAAGTTGATGGGTTTTGGCCACCGTATTTATAAGACGAAAGATCCACGAGCAGAAGCATTGAAAGAAGTGACGAGAGGATTAACAGCTGAGGACACATGGCTTGATTTAGCAGCACATGTAGAAGAAACAGCGATCCGACTGTTAGAGGAATATAAACCAGGAAGAAAGCTTTATACAAATGTAGAATTTTATGCGGCGGCGGTACTTCGTGCTGTGTCTATGCCTAATAGTCTCTTTACACCTACGTTTACAGCGGCGCGTGTAGCTGGGTGGACAGCACATATCATTGAACAAGCGAACGACAACCGGATTTATCGACCTCAGTCTTTATATACAGGTGATAAGCCCGTTTCCTAG
- a CDS encoding LysR family transcriptional regulator — translation MNITWLRTFVTAAEFENFYKTSEVLFLSQPTVTVHIRNLEKELGIPLFMKKGRNVRLTSYGREFLKHAHTIMTNVDEGLDHIEKLRQGYNKTLTIAVSPLIASTYLPFWMKQFLKTNKHVEIDVYVLESNLIAEEVDKGKADIGLSRQDSRTPGLVCEKIYEEPVKIVAPYDLDITPTAVEVTLEEIINTYVLLTHNHPEYWESVLLELKNTYRQVRTMKVSQVSITKRFIEEGIGFSILPHSTLKRELAEQRIREVTPSIITLPLAATYLIQKFDTDITVQFVQTIKQLI, via the coding sequence ATGAATATCACGTGGCTTCGCACTTTTGTAACCGCTGCCGAATTCGAGAACTTTTACAAAACCTCAGAAGTGCTCTTTTTATCTCAGCCTACCGTCACAGTGCATATAAGAAATCTTGAAAAAGAATTAGGTATTCCGTTATTTATGAAGAAAGGAAGGAATGTCAGACTCACGTCTTACGGTCGGGAATTTCTAAAGCACGCTCATACTATTATGACAAATGTAGATGAAGGGCTTGACCATATAGAAAAACTACGACAAGGTTATAATAAAACATTAACCATCGCTGTTTCACCTTTGATCGCCTCCACATACCTCCCTTTTTGGATGAAACAGTTTTTAAAAACTAATAAACATGTGGAAATCGATGTATATGTCCTTGAATCTAACTTAATTGCTGAAGAAGTGGATAAAGGGAAGGCCGATATTGGACTCTCTCGCCAAGATTCTCGTACACCTGGTCTCGTTTGTGAAAAAATTTACGAAGAACCTGTTAAAATAGTCGCACCTTACGATTTAGACATAACTCCAACAGCAGTGGAGGTAACACTAGAAGAAATTATTAATACCTATGTTTTGTTAACACATAACCACCCTGAATATTGGGAATCCGTGCTTCTAGAATTGAAAAATACTTACAGGCAGGTCCGCACGATGAAGGTGTCTCAAGTCTCAATTACAAAACGATTTATTGAAGAAGGGATCGGATTCTCAATTTTGCCGCATTCTACTCTCAAAAGGGAGTTAGCAGAACAGAGAATTCGCGAAGTAACCCCTTCCATTATCACGTTGCCATTAGCGGCTACCTATCTTATTCAAAAATTTGATACTGACATAACTGTCCAGTTTGTTCAAACGATTAAACAACTTATTTAA
- a CDS encoding SDR family NAD(P)-dependent oxidoreductase, whose product MEATEFSSKVVLITGAASGIGLAAAKRFTQGGLHVYA is encoded by the coding sequence ATGGAAGCAACGGAATTTAGCAGTAAAGTTGTTCTCATAACTGGCGCTGCATCAGGTATTGGTTTGGCAGCGGCCAAGAGATTTACTCAAGGTGGTCTTCACGTGTATGCTTGA
- the ileS gene encoding isoleucine--tRNA ligase translates to MESNVERELRVRNKWDKEGTFQRSITNREGRETFVFYEGPPTANGLPHAGHALGRTIKDFVARYKTMSGYQVLRKAGWDTHGLPVELEVEKQLNIRGKDQIEEYGIENFIQKCKESVFAYENEWKQFTEALGYWVDMENPYITLNNDYIESVWNIISTIHDNGYLYKGHRVVPYCPHCETSLSSHEVAQGYKDVTDLSVTAKFRLKGTENEYLLGWTTTPWTLPSNVAVAINPNMNYVRVKQDSEIFILAESLASNVMKENYETVDVIKGQDLIGRSYDPPFNYVTVANGHKVLGADFVTETSGTGIVHLAPAHGEDDYKAIQDNHFDFVNVVDTKGRYKSYITPLVGQFVKDCDVEIIKMLSKQNLLFNKQKYEHSYPHCWRCDSPLLYYAMEGWFIKTTAVKEQMQLNNQEVQWFPYHMRDGRFGNFLDNMVDWNIGRNRYWGTPLNVWVCKKCNEEKAPNSIKDLRKLSVEVLPEDIELHKPYVDKVQLTCTCGGKMERTSEVIDVWFDSGSMPFAQYHYPFENNETFKKQFPADVVIEGVDQTRGWFYSLLAVSTLFTGQSPYKRVLSLGHILDENGQKMSKSKGNALNPTELINEFGADSLRWALLADSSPWNNKRFSKKTVSQSKSKVIDTLLNVYSFYSMYAEIDQFNPDSDLGGTKTTMDKWILSRLNTVIREVTQSLDDYDITKGARSISTFIDELSNWYVRRSRQRFWSSGMTDDKRSAFSTLYEVLKKLSQLMAPYTPFITEDIYSNLVKDSVHLSDYPITDETRIDGQLEEDMDAVLQIIELTRSLRNTIGIKTKQPLARLIIIPKEETNLSPLEKYASIVKDEMNIKEVEFKRDYQDLLDVQLKLNFAVVGPKLGKSVGEVKNKIERLDDPEKGKLLQETAIQLPLSSGETVTLTRDDVLIDKKGKDGFELLEGSNFLTLLDTKLTQELQEEGLVREFVRAVQTHRKELNLPVDLRVDLYVETDSWLQAVLIKFDELVQKNLILNSIRFESKPNMKNFNIEGRDIKLYIV, encoded by the coding sequence ATGGAATCCAATGTTGAGAGGGAACTAAGAGTTCGTAATAAGTGGGATAAAGAAGGAACATTTCAACGTTCTATAACTAACCGGGAAGGAAGAGAGACATTTGTTTTTTATGAGGGGCCGCCAACAGCTAATGGTTTACCCCATGCAGGTCATGCTCTTGGAAGAACCATCAAGGACTTTGTAGCAAGGTATAAAACAATGTCAGGTTATCAAGTTCTAAGAAAAGCAGGTTGGGATACTCATGGTTTACCTGTGGAATTAGAAGTAGAAAAACAATTAAACATTCGTGGTAAAGACCAAATTGAAGAATACGGAATTGAAAATTTCATTCAAAAATGTAAAGAAAGTGTTTTTGCATATGAGAATGAATGGAAACAATTCACCGAAGCACTTGGTTATTGGGTTGATATGGAAAATCCGTATATCACTTTAAATAATGACTATATTGAATCTGTCTGGAATATTATATCAACAATTCATGATAATGGCTATTTATATAAAGGTCATCGAGTTGTACCTTATTGCCCTCATTGTGAGACTTCTCTTAGCTCTCATGAGGTTGCACAGGGTTACAAAGATGTAACAGATTTATCCGTTACAGCCAAATTCCGACTAAAAGGAACTGAAAATGAATACCTCTTAGGGTGGACGACTACACCTTGGACTTTGCCATCTAATGTAGCCGTTGCGATTAATCCTAACATGAATTATGTACGAGTAAAACAAGACTCAGAAATATTCATACTTGCTGAATCATTAGCTTCAAACGTTATGAAAGAAAATTATGAAACAGTTGATGTGATAAAAGGTCAAGATCTAATTGGTCGTTCTTATGATCCACCTTTTAACTACGTCACTGTTGCCAATGGTCATAAAGTTCTTGGAGCAGATTTTGTCACAGAAACAAGTGGCACAGGAATTGTACATTTAGCACCTGCCCATGGTGAAGATGACTACAAAGCTATCCAAGATAATCATTTTGATTTCGTTAATGTTGTTGATACGAAAGGTCGCTATAAGAGCTATATAACTCCACTTGTAGGACAATTTGTAAAAGACTGTGACGTAGAAATAATAAAAATGCTCTCAAAACAAAACCTTTTATTTAATAAACAAAAATATGAACATAGTTACCCACACTGTTGGAGATGTGACAGTCCCCTTCTCTATTATGCAATGGAAGGGTGGTTCATCAAGACTACTGCTGTAAAAGAACAAATGCAACTCAACAATCAAGAAGTTCAATGGTTCCCGTACCATATGAGAGATGGAAGGTTTGGAAACTTTTTGGATAACATGGTTGACTGGAATATCGGTAGAAATAGATATTGGGGAACACCACTTAATGTATGGGTTTGTAAAAAATGTAACGAAGAAAAAGCTCCAAATTCAATTAAAGATTTAAGAAAATTATCCGTAGAAGTATTGCCAGAAGATATAGAGTTGCATAAACCATATGTAGATAAAGTTCAATTAACTTGTACTTGCGGTGGCAAGATGGAAAGAACGAGTGAAGTTATTGATGTATGGTTTGATAGTGGTTCGATGCCATTTGCTCAATATCACTACCCATTTGAAAATAACGAAACTTTTAAGAAGCAATTCCCTGCTGATGTAGTAATTGAAGGGGTAGATCAAACAAGAGGATGGTTTTACAGCTTATTAGCCGTTTCTACTTTGTTTACAGGACAGTCCCCCTATAAGCGTGTCCTTTCTTTAGGACATATTTTAGATGAAAATGGGCAAAAGATGTCAAAGAGTAAGGGAAATGCTCTGAACCCAACTGAACTAATAAACGAATTTGGTGCTGATTCACTCAGATGGGCATTGTTAGCTGATAGTTCCCCTTGGAATAATAAACGCTTTTCTAAAAAAACTGTCAGTCAGTCAAAATCTAAAGTTATAGATACACTTTTAAACGTTTATTCATTTTACTCTATGTATGCAGAAATTGACCAATTTAATCCTGACAGTGACTTGGGTGGGACTAAGACGACTATGGATAAATGGATTCTTTCTCGTCTTAATACTGTAATTAGGGAAGTTACCCAAAGTTTAGACGATTATGATATTACAAAAGGAGCCAGATCAATTTCAACATTTATCGATGAACTCAGTAATTGGTATGTAAGACGTTCGAGACAACGTTTTTGGAGCAGTGGTATGACTGATGATAAAAGATCGGCGTTTAGTACCTTGTATGAGGTCTTAAAGAAACTGTCACAGCTCATGGCTCCATATACTCCTTTTATTACAGAAGATATTTACTCAAACTTAGTTAAAGATAGTGTGCATTTATCTGACTACCCAATAACAGATGAAACTCGTATTGATGGTCAATTAGAAGAAGATATGGATGCAGTATTACAGATAATAGAACTAACAAGATCCCTTAGAAATACTATAGGAATAAAAACTAAGCAACCATTAGCTCGATTGATCATCATTCCGAAAGAAGAAACTAATCTATCTCCATTGGAAAAGTATGCGTCTATTGTTAAAGATGAAATGAACATTAAAGAAGTTGAATTTAAACGGGATTATCAAGATTTATTAGATGTGCAACTCAAATTAAATTTTGCTGTAGTCGGGCCAAAGTTAGGCAAATCCGTTGGTGAAGTTAAAAATAAAATAGAAAGATTAGACGATCCAGAAAAGGGAAAACTCCTCCAAGAAACAGCAATACAACTACCTTTAAGTTCAGGTGAAACTGTAACTCTTACAAGGGATGACGTACTTATTGATAAAAAAGGCAAGGATGGTTTTGAATTATTGGAAGGTAGTAATTTCCTAACACTATTAGATACCAAGTTGACACAAGAGTTACAAGAAGAAGGATTAGTAAGAGAATTTGTTCGTGCTGTTCAAACACATAGAAAGGAATTAAATCTTCCAGTTGATTTACGAGTAGACCTTTATGTTGAGACTGACTCATGGCTTCAAGCAGTATTGATAAAATTTGATGAATTAGTCCAAAAAAATCTCATTTTAAATTCGATTAGGTTTGAAAGTAAGCCAAATATGAAAAATTTCAACATTGAAGGAAGAGACATCAAATTATACATTGTTTAA
- a CDS encoding erythromycin esterase family protein — protein MSEGVKTIIQFDISNLFEGNEAIFMDKKIIFLGENGHGVNEFQYLKNQIIEYLYTSFGFNNLVFESGIAEISIANQNKEILNPKELLFNSLYDIWHTEGLLELFTLIKKENISIHGIDVQYPNNYFSDTITSLLKSYDKSLSIEFDEAERLLDRLTLNFKKRKRMKKSKKYLDGVYTRVIALIRTKFETLTNDFTEYTLSLILCGLRNRLKLIEMQLMSFGMYSYYRDKYMYENLRYLLNQAPKSDKFIVLAHNYHIRKNNSVSKGWLNEKTLGEFYAEGHQDSYHIGFYMNNGFINENNGKSRKVKKHGKNSLEKALFSNNDDLLFKDLRFLEGDNIYKSHLIEREAGVDKRKLIPSQQYDGLIGVNKVTPSIYI, from the coding sequence ATGAGTGAAGGAGTGAAGACCATTATACAGTTTGATATTTCTAATTTGTTTGAAGGAAATGAAGCTATCTTTATGGATAAAAAGATAATTTTTTTGGGGGAAAATGGGCATGGTGTTAATGAATTTCAATACCTGAAAAACCAAATAATTGAATATTTATACACCTCGTTTGGCTTTAATAATCTTGTTTTTGAAAGTGGTATAGCTGAAATTTCTATAGCAAATCAAAATAAGGAAATTTTGAATCCAAAAGAGTTGTTATTTAACTCTTTATATGATATTTGGCATACAGAAGGTCTACTAGAATTGTTTACATTAATAAAAAAAGAGAACATTTCTATACATGGTATTGATGTTCAATACCCGAACAATTATTTTAGCGATACTATAACATCACTACTTAAATCTTATGATAAAAGTCTTTCCATTGAATTTGATGAAGCAGAGAGATTATTGGATCGATTGACTCTTAACTTTAAAAAAAGGAAAAGAATGAAAAAAAGTAAAAAGTACTTAGATGGTGTTTATACAAGAGTAATCGCCTTAATTAGGACTAAGTTTGAGACTTTAACGAATGATTTCACAGAGTATACACTCTCTTTAATTTTATGCGGACTTAGAAACAGGCTTAAACTAATAGAAATGCAGCTAATGAGCTTTGGAATGTATTCATATTATCGTGATAAGTATATGTATGAAAATCTAAGGTACTTACTTAATCAGGCACCTAAATCAGACAAGTTCATTGTTTTAGCTCACAATTATCATATTAGAAAAAATAACTCAGTTTCTAAAGGCTGGCTTAATGAAAAAACGCTTGGTGAATTTTATGCTGAGGGACATCAGGATAGTTATCACATTGGATTTTATATGAATAACGGCTTTATTAATGAAAATAACGGTAAATCTAGAAAGGTAAAAAAGCATGGTAAAAATAGTCTTGAGAAAGCTTTATTTAGTAATAACGATGACTTGCTCTTCAAAGACTTACGATTTTTAGAAGGCGATAATATTTACAAATCACACTTAATTGAGCGAGAAGCGGGTGTTGATAAAAGAAAGTTAATCCCAAGCCAGCAATACGATGGTTTAATTGGTGTTAATAAAGTAACGCCTTCTATATATATTTAG
- a CDS encoding aminoglycoside phosphotransferase family protein: MAEGEGGLQVLEQLKVNRPSPVKQTIIHGDCTTDNVLVINGEVKLFINIYAMTVGDTRYHIFDD; this comes from the coding sequence GTGGCGGAAGGAGAGGGTGGGTTACAAGTGTTAGAACAATTAAAGGTGAATAGACCTTCACCAGTGAAGCAAACCATTATACATGGTGATTGTACTACTGATAATGTACTAGTGATAAATGGAGAAGTTAAATTATTTATTAATATATATGCAATGACAGTTGGGGATACACGTTATCATATCTTTGACGATTAG
- a CDS encoding AraC family transcriptional regulator translates to MLQLSEWSDQDCYPFFTFFYYKHWKNYEMAVPHTHEAIEIMYVLDGRCLIETEHETILLREGQYILLDSYVPHRLIATKTVSCRMLNIEFIFKEMTDIMPSIQQLSEQSPPLKHLCQLNVPYIVLDDMNDVGTVLRNLVLELDKKETVDLKVQLLTAQLLVHVAEAACDRGTRHGATNRQQRYITQAIQYMHQHYDHPVTVADIAQHVHLNEAYLQRLFKREMSCTVMSYLTSFRIKKAKMLLRHSSVPITEIASYIGLNSRQHFSFLFKKHCGCSPNKYRQNIESDII, encoded by the coding sequence ATGCTTCAATTATCAGAGTGGTCGGATCAGGATTGTTACCCTTTTTTTACGTTTTTTTATTACAAACATTGGAAAAATTATGAGATGGCAGTTCCTCATACGCACGAAGCTATCGAGATAATGTACGTATTAGATGGCCGATGCCTCATAGAAACTGAGCATGAAACGATATTATTACGGGAAGGGCAATATATTTTATTAGATTCATATGTACCACACAGATTAATAGCAACTAAAACAGTGTCATGTCGCATGTTAAACATTGAATTTATTTTCAAAGAAATGACCGATATTATGCCATCCATACAGCAGTTATCTGAGCAAAGTCCACCGTTAAAGCACTTGTGTCAGCTCAATGTACCTTACATTGTTTTAGATGATATGAATGATGTGGGAACCGTGTTGAGAAATCTGGTATTAGAGTTGGATAAAAAAGAAACGGTCGATTTAAAAGTGCAGTTACTTACTGCTCAATTGCTCGTACACGTGGCTGAAGCAGCATGTGATCGAGGTACTAGACATGGCGCCACGAATCGTCAACAACGCTATATTACTCAGGCGATTCAATATATGCACCAACATTATGATCACCCTGTCACCGTAGCGGATATAGCACAACATGTTCATCTTAATGAGGCATACTTACAACGGTTATTTAAAAGAGAAATGTCATGTACTGTTATGAGTTATTTAACGTCATTCCGTATCAAAAAAGCAAAAATGTTGCTTCGTCATTCATCTGTACCCATCACTGAAATAGCCAGTTATATCGGGTTAAATAGCCGTCAACATTTTAGTTTTCTATTCAAAAAGCATTGTGGATGCTCTCCGAACAAGTATAGACAAAATATTGAGTCAGATATAATCTAG